AAACATCGAGGTGACGATGGTGGACAGCCACGCAAACCTCAAAGTGCTCACGAGGCGGCGGCCGAAGCAGCTGCTCAAGCTGGTGGCCGGGCTGCAGAGCTCGCGGCTCCTGCCGCTGCACCTCAACGTCACCTCCGTCGACCAGATGGCCATGTACTCCTTCAGTCTCAAGGTACGCCGGACTCCACCTCCTTCCTCCTCGCCGGACCATTTGCCAGCCTGATGGTGTTTGTGTGCTCATCTCTGCGACGCCTGGCTTTGATCCGCAGGTGGAAGATGACCGTCACCACACGTCGGTGGACGAGATTGCAGCAACAGTGCATCAAATGTTAGGCAGGATTCAGGAGGAGGCAAAACTGTAGAATCTCTGTTGTCTTCTTGTAGCATGGAAAAGGGTGTTGATTGCATGAAATAATCTGGCCTTGTGATGTGCAGCAGCAGAAACTCCTGTTCACCATGAGATCTGCTATTGATGATAGCCTGAGTATGCTCTCTGTTTGGCCAAAAATATATCTTCGACAGTCTCACTGAGAACACCCAACACAACGAGAACTCGGTCAAAGGCTGTGAAACAGAGGATCTTTGCATCTGAACATAAGCTTTTAGAATTTTCCTTGGATTGTTTTTCCTTCAATGTATCTGCTTTTGATTTCTGAGCTGCCACCAAAACCACATCAGATCCAATTATCTACCTTATTGGTTAATTTTTCTAGCTACATAGATTCACATAAAATCCTAAGAAACAAATTAACTTAGGTACTCAACCAGAATGTTAGAATGATCTTAGCAACTATATTACAACACAACACTAGAGGAATCTTTCAGGAGCTCGAAAGTCTCTCCATGTGCTGGAAGCATATGGAGAAGATGGATGGCCATAAATTACATAACCAAAGACAGTTACATGCTTCAGTGGCATTCAGAAGGCGGATAAAAGAAGATACATAGTTTTAGACAAGTTTCAGAAAGATGATAGTACCAATTTCAGCAGTCTCTGGTCATGTggatttttcctttcttttgtttgaTGCAAGGACAATCGCAAAGGGGCTGAAGCAATGATTCAAAGGTGAAGAAACCTACAAGACATTTCACATCATGTAAGTGTTTAAAGCTATAAAAGAGTACTGCAACAAAATATTTGCCCAAGTATTTACtgatggggagagagagagagagagatagagaaaagGAGGAACAAGGAGTCATTTCATGACTGATTTGGCTTCCGATGGATGTTTGAGCTGACCATGTTGGCAAATGGCCTCACAATTGTTCACATGTTGCTGATGTGCATACTGTCTGATTCTGTTCCCTGGCACACTTCATAATACTGGAGATCCAACGGAGGCCGAGGCAATCCTAATCGCTGTCCAAGCCACAAGCAAGAACAGCTGCTTGTCAGCTGATCGAACATGGAAAGGTTTGGTGCCTCTCCATTGTGTCAGCAAGAACCTAATAGTACTGTACCAAATCTAGTTGCGCTGTGTAGGGAATATAACTGTCATGCTCAACTGATAAAAATTGCATCTCCTCTACTTAATAGCATGCATGATGACATGCAAATCCAGTGATTCAAATACCTGTCACTTTAGCTCTTTCTGCAAAGATGTTGCAGCTAAGTTGAAACTTTGACAACCAAATCTCATGAATCCTTTTTGAGATTCTAAAACTGAGTAGTAGAACTTCAAATTTTAACTAGCTACATGAAAACAAGTGACTAGCAAAAAAAATTCCTAAAAAGTGCATGGATTCTAAACCAAGAAGACTAGAATGTATGAGAATACTAGTGTAAAGTCATCTAAATAACCAGAGTGTAAATATATTTTCAGCATGGTATATAATTACCAGAAAAATACAAGAACAAGTACCTCAGGATCATCTTAGTCAAGAGACGAGATTGTGCACAGAACAATCAATACATAGCTACTTTTTGATACATCTGAACAACCAATATATATTCAATACAAAGTTACACTAAGCGAAGCTGAAGATTGAAAAGGGCAAAACTGAGTTCATCTCTTGGTTCGTGGTCTACTAAGTGGGAACTTACAAGCTTCAACAATGTAACTTTTCAAGAAGCAACAACATGAGCCACTCACAAGAACAGCAGGCAGATTATCTTTTTAAGATGTTACCAGAAAAACACAAGGACTGCATCATGTAACAAGATGCACCTTGCCTGAAATTTCAAGCTACTTTAATATACCAGCTTCAAAAACACAAGGACTGCATCGTGTATCACTAAAGTGAAGAACCCATATAAAATTCAGAACAGCCACATGCTCTTTGAGTTGGCATAAAGAAAAGATAAAGCCACTCCGTATTGGTGTTATGTAGTCAAGGTTTCAAAACCAATCACATCTGTCATAAGTAAAATGATCTGAAGCCTACATGCATAGAACAGCATCAACGGCCTTTATATATGCATGGTTAAAAAAACTGAGCTACAAGTATGATTTTACCATCGAATgtgaaataaattaataaagaCAAAGTGACTCTAGACATCCAACTCGCTGAAGATGGAGAGGTACAATAGGCATCCTGAAAAGGCGGCAGATAGTCACCCACCGGCCTGACCTGGTGGCCCCCCCTGGGCGGTAGAAAACAAAGAGGTGGCACAATGTTAATTGATCCATGCATTCCCCCTAGTTTAGATCAAACCAaaacaacttgaatggcaacaggaTTCAGTGGAGGAAACCAACAAAGTTATAGGAGGAGAACGTCAAGCCTGATTGAGATATAGGATATAATCAAATATGGTAATGGGCCTGCTCAATCGGTAGTTGAAGAGCATTATTAGGACCTGTCATTAAAAGAATCGATACTTCAATCATGCTTTCGAGCTGTAATGGCAAAAGAATTTGGGTCCTGAGAATTGTAGTCAGAACTGCATTTTCTTGTCCCACACAGCCCTCTTTCAACAATTTTATCTCACTGACCTAATAAAATATCTTTACGGTTGGATATAAATTTATGTCCATAAGGCTCCTAAGAATATGTAAGTGCTTTTATTGTGAGGAACGAACATACCTGGACAAACAATAAAACAAGGAATTCTTGGGAATCTTACAAGATTAAGAAGCCTCAAAACATCTCACTGACCTAATAAAATATCTTTACGGTTGGAAATAAATTTATGTGCATAAGGCTCCTAAGAATATGCAAATGCTTTTATTGTGAGGAACAAACATACCTGGACAAACAATAAGACAAGGAATTATTGGGAATCTTACAAGATTAAGAAGCCTCAAAACACTATACGCTTGTTATCCAAGGGTACTGAATGTTGCTGATGCAGAAAGATGATCAATAAACAACACAGCATCATCTAAGACTGGACAGGACATAAAATTATTTTGGAGAAACTTTATAAAAGCTTGAAGAATCTGAACCAGATACGAAATGGCCAAGTCAAACCTTCCAAAAGGACATAACTGGATGTCAATATGCAACATGTTTTCTGGTACCTTCCAATTAGATGAATATGGTTTTAAATTTTGATTTGGTTTGATCAGCAAAGCATCTTCAACAAAACTCATCAATGTAACACCATCTTGAAGACCAGGTAAATTCTAAGTTTACATCGTCGTATAAAGAGAAAAAGGCACTGGTTGTTCTATCAGATGCAGTATACAAGGAGCTAACGCCCGTAGAAACCTACTTGGAAAAGTTAGCCTACTTCTTCCACAATCAGCATCAGAAGCAAACAGTTACAAGCCACATAATCAATTATACTGAACCTTAAGGGTATTAATAGGGTTGATCTCCATAATCCAGaagtgggaaaaaaaaaagataagaaaaccTACATCGTCATATAAAGAGAAAAAGGCACTGGTTGTTCTATCTGATGCAGTATTCAAGGAGCCAACGCCCGTAGAAACCTACTTGGAAAAGTTAGCCTACTTCTTCCACAATCAACATCAGAAGCAAACAGTTACAAGCCACGTAATCAATTATACTGAACCTTAAGGGTATTATAGGGTTGATCTCCATAATCCAgaagtgggaaaaaaaaaaaagataaaaatttctTCATGATCATGAATGAGAACTTGATAAAGAAGTGGCAATATAAACATATTTCTCCAAAGTCCAAACTGAGTTCTTGGTAGCTTAATGCAACAATTTTATTATCCTTCCAAAGGCAAGAGAGGATGCGTTCCTCTACTTGCTTTCAATTTATAAAATCATTAGGAGATCAAATTACCATGAATCTCAACTTGAATAGATTTTCTAGATTCAACTATTATTATAGAGGGTCAAGCTTGCCAAAAATAATACTTATACAACTGAGGGACCAAGTACATATTTCATGAAGTATACactaccttatttttcatgcagctTGCATTTTGATTGCAGAATGCAGGCAATGATGCTTAGATGTATGAATGTGACCTAAATGTATATAGGGCAAGGCAAATTACAATTCTCCACTAGGGAGACCAAGCAGATCAATGGAAATGATCCAATATATCTGCATCAAATGGCTCACTAACCATGAAGCCTTTGTGCAAACGGCTCTGTTTCTCATTCTAAGAATAATGAGATCCTTATTCCAATGTCTTTCGTTATGTACTTCACAATATGGTACCCTATACTTGATTTATGAACATTGTTACTTACACCAAATAGCAACATATTTTATTGAAGTCCATAGCAACATAGTTAATTTATGGAAATTCTGGTAAAGGGTCAACTTATAATAACTTTTATAATTTGACAAGAACTCCTCAAATTTTCACATATTATAGCTACTCCTGTGACACAAGTTGTTTCTTGAACATATCTCAAGGATGGAAACTATAGATTTAAGTTTTGGTTTGTGCCAATTTTATTGTATCTTGTCGGCATTGTAAAGAACTGACTCCTGAGAGTGTACATATATTAATTTAACTTGCTATGGAACCTGTGTCAGTCAACACATTATGTTGGCACATCATCAACATGAACGGTgatgtgaattttaatattaaaaactaAAATAGAATCACAAATGAAAAATAACTAACCTATCTGCTGGTACTTCAAAGATATTTACACTGTAAGAATACAGAGTATTTAGTCAATTATGAAAGTGACTTCAACAAGTACTAATTTTGCCATCAACAACCAGACATCAACATCAGTGTTAAACCATATTCTATTGCATTAACACAACCAAATATGCAAAAGTAAAACTAGTAAATCGTGATCACTAGAAAAAACTTTTCTCCGGGTCAATGTAACAGATAAACGTAGCTTTACTCTCAAGGAAACATTATGCATTATGACAATCAAGGTGTATCCTACACAGATTCCAaacatataaaaatttaaaataaatggtcAGCTTATAGTGAGTGCAGTGAATGAAAGGAATGCAGATGACTATGTACATGAAAATAATCAGCAACTTAGTCAACCAAAATATTACTACACCTACAAGACAAGCAACATCTGCATTTAAACTTGACCTGGCATACATTTCAACAGCATTAAGTATATACTACATTATTTTGTATACAGGATATTCTACAGTCTACATTAATCTATCATTTCATCCCGAGGATCATTCATATATAAATCTTATCTCTCGTGTTTCTTTAATAGATAATGTGTTTCTAAGCCACAGGAACTATGTGACAGAACCATCAGAGTCATCAAGTTAATTGTGATCCATATGTTTTCAGTGCCCCTGATGAACGTCCTTCGCTAAGAAAGAAGAATTAGATGAGAAAAAAAGATaggatttaaaattttaacattAATATCATTTAAGTAAATACACTGTAATGCAGTATGTGGCAGTGTTAGGTACACCTTTTCTGGAACCATCATGAAGATTCTAATTTAGTTCAAAATTAAAAGTTGAACTGTTCAACTTTCACATGCTTCAGTTTGGGAGAAAGAACAACTTTGCACTTATcaagacaaaaacaaaaaagaacataCCTACAAGGGTAAGCAAAGGAGTGAGTGAGAGAGTTATAGAAGTACTTGGACCAGACCAaatcagtatttttttttttaaaccaaaGTACTCGAGAAGATTGACCATTCAATAATAGTTTCATACCAAAGTGGAAACAATTGCTAGCAAAATAATGCTATCATTGGCTTATTAATCACAAGACCTCACTAATCAGACACTTCATTGCATGAAGAGAGCCAAAAGATTAGCCTCAAAGGAGAAATTGATAATGATCATGCCTTATTTTGGATGTCTCCCATAGTTATTTCATATGCACTTGACCTCCTTATGTGACAATGCATTAACAACTGACATCAGAATAAAAGGCTTAATACTAGCAACCAGAATGTTCCAAACTTACCCGTAATTTTCACTAGTTTTCATATTCCATGCCAgagtaaaaaaaattagattaacaGTTCTAACTTACCATTAAGATAACTGACTTCTTCGCTAAAGTTCTCTATAAAATCTGTTCTCAGTATCAATATGTTTGCAAAGGCCTAATTGTAAGCGAAGGCTATCGGAAAGCCCACCCTAAATTAACAGCTTAGATTCTCCTGTTTTACACTATCACTACCATCTATACACAAGTCTGCCCAGTAATAATATACCATCCTTTCGTTATTGTTCCAACCATTTTCTATTAGTATGTTCAGGAAACCTTAGTGAAAATTGATACTTTTCAAGAAGCATCATGCCATACCATATCAACGCATTGAGAAGAAAGTAAAAAGAAACGACGACAGGCTTCTGTATATGAATGTTAGTAGAAACTGGTCTTAAACAATTTTACTTTGCTGGCAAGTCTACTCCATACAAATTACTGGAACAATCGATTCCTTGACAACAACCACCAAATCATGGAGAGCATGGCACCAACAGTGGTGGATGATCACAAGCTTCATTCCATATCACTGGTCTATTAAACCTAAGCTATTTCCTGCTAAGTTAATGTCAACATGAAACTCAGGTCGAGCAGTATGCAGCTCACAAAATAAGTACAGATTAGAACAATTGAGAAGGTACACTTGGTATGCAGTTCATTCTCACTAAGAGCATAAATGACCAAACTGATAATAATTTTGCCAAAAAATTAACTCTGCAGTATGAGCAGAAAACCTTTAACAAATTCAGGCTAACGGATACATGGTGAACATAGCTAACATGCACCGACATCTGCTACTGCTGGAGTGGATATCATTATTTAGGATACACGACAATTCTCAGCTCCATTTTGGTTTAGCAAAATATGTGATCAGACAAAAGAGAAGGTAAACTAGAAACActggaaccataataaatgaatcaAAGCCTTAAGTGCATTCATGAGTTTCATCATTAGAACATCCTGCTTCTCCCACAAATGCATGAACTACCAATAGTCACAATGAAGTAGACAAAGCATTAAAAAAAAGGCCAACAAACTCACTTGATCAATTGGCATCAGAATCAGTGTAAAGTCCTTTACATTCTAGACATATATTCACAATTATGGACACTTAGCATCCAAGCAGAAGCTCGACTTACCAAACCTTATCATCCATTTGTTGTGCTGTGAATTAAACCCAAAACTCTCTTCCAGCCTTAAACATGACCGATGCAACATATGTGACAAGGTTGGCATTCTATATTTCCGCTTGACACACAGATACTAGTACAGTGAAGCTCTTAACTAGCAGAGAACCACTGATATGTACAAAAATTCCCCATGTTATAAGCTTAATAACATACTTCGGTCATAAGGACTATTATAGTGGGAGAACTGAGCTACGAGCTCGCAAGTGTCTCGACAAGAAGAATTTCCCACTAGCACTCGATGAAGATATTTCAATTTCTTTCGGTAGGGAAGCAGTGCCACCAGAAGTATTACCCTCCTTTCTCCAGGTTCTGACATCCAACACCTCTCTCAGGGTGGGTTCCTTTGTGTGATCACTAAGACCTTCCAAGTCTGGCCTATGCATGGGATGAGGAAGAGTGAATGAATCCATAGAAAACGATCGACGAATAGGTTGGAACCCTTGTTCCCTGACATCACTAGGCACTTGCAACTCAAAAGTTGGGATTTGATCGATCATGATCCGGTTTCCAGCTCCAAACTCCAACGAGTCCCCCTCTGATTCCACTTCCAAGGCGCCTTGACCAGTGTCCAATTGCTGGCCATCGTTTTGATGGCTATCCTCTAGAGCAGAGGGGACTGAATCTAGGGCGGAATCAGGGGAGGACAAAGCGGAGGAGAAGGAAGGTAGAGTACTCGCTCCAGGCTCGGAATCGATGGAGACGGAGGTTGGGAAGACGACGGGCGCACGGCAGAGGGGGCAATTGACGTGGGATCGGAGCCAAGTATCGACACAGGTAAGGTGGAAGGCATGGCCGCACTTGGGGAGGAGACGAACGAGCTCGCCGTCGCGGAGCTCGGAGAGGCAGACGGCACAGTCAGCGGGGGATTCCCCGAGGACGCCGTCGTCGGCCTTGTACGCCCACGCGGTGACGGCTCGGATGGTGGACTCATCGAGGCCGGTGGTCCTGATGTACCATACATGGTGGTCGATCTCGACGCCGCCGACGCCGTCCTCAAAGGCACCGAACTGTTCCTCGTCAGCGGCCGCCCTGCGGCGGCGGCAACGGCGAAGGAAGAAGAAGGTTACGAGGAGTAGGAAAGCGGCGGCGGCGAGGAGGGAGGCGGCGGCGATTGGGAGGGAGGGGAGCAGGGTGGAGTGACGGAAGCGGACGGTGGTGGAGGGTTCCTGAATGGGAGCAGGGGGTGGGGGCGACGGCGGGAAAGGAGGTTGGCAAAATTCCAGATTTCCGCACGAGGAAGAGGACGCGTTGGTTGCCGGGAAGAGGAAGCGATTTCGGCGCAACGCCATCGCCCTGCCCATCCACATCCAACGCAGGCGCAGCTAGAAGACgcgacgatgacgacgacggcGAAGATATAGGACGCCGGGGAGTCGTAGTTACTTGACCTACCACTTttgggagagagagggagagagaaagaggcgTGAGAAtttgagagagagaaaagaagaagaaggagagtcaCGTCCACGAGAAGGTGGGGCAGCGGTTCGGTGGTCACACGGACCCCGAAGGGAGCCACCCATGGAACCCGCACGATAGCGAATGGTCAGCCGGGTAGGTTTGTGTTGTTGTGGTTGGGGGTGGGTTGGGAATCGCCTTCGACTTCGGTTCGCCCACCACAGTTAGTTGAGAAGCGGACGGGCAAGCAATAATCACAAATTAAATGGGGGGTGTGTCTGGGAGGGAGTAACAACGGATTTATGTTCACCGGGAGCGATGGCGACCCTACTCAACTACTTCTTGTTTTGGTATGTCGTTAAGTTAGTAAGTATAACTAATCTTCCAACAAATcttggctatatatatatatatatatatatatataactacaaTCATTATCTCAAATTCATTATTGACTCATCCAAGATATCTTATTGAATTTTAGCCATAGaagattattataaaaattattttagccaTAAAGAAATTTTGTCATAATTTTTTGACGGTCCACTGATGTGTACCAACTTGAATAATGAagaaattttatcaaaaaaattttgggcataattttttagataatttaTCAGAAAAAATCTCTAGTATCATGTTGTCTTTATAATGGGCTTTTATTGATGGATACCTTTTTTTATTTCAATAATACCTTTGATTATGTTATTTCAAATCATAGATCAATGAGTCATTTAATCCTGAATGTTATGATTTAAGTCAAGTTGATTAAAATCAGATTTGATCTGATCGCTATCAAATCTATGAATGAATGTAATACCAGTGTAACCAAGACATTTTTATCAATCCAATCTAACCTTCTATAGAATTACTAACACatgattttaatatatttaatatcatttttttcttatttttataattttatgttgaataaaattctaaatataatatttttaggttGAATCGATGATTAAATGTAACTCATTGAATTTTCACTGTATCTATCCAaacttttttaaaattactaatgTGATATAATAATATgcttagtatttttttatttttctatggaTTTAGGATGATTaacttttaaaataaattttttttattaaatctacGATCAAGTATAACTCTTTAAATTTTCATCAAACCTATATAAACTCTTTGGAACTATTAAGAtaagataataataaattttagtatcattttttttgttaagatcggagcggtactaaagagggaggggggtgtgaattagtgcagcggattaaaactggtAAGTTTGAAAccaaattcgtaaatacgaggagatttcgtttcgataataacttgagtagatgaaaaccgaaaactagtagtagtgtaaataataatttcaggaaagtaagaactcacacattcaaggaacacaccaatttaaagtggttcagtcaaaatgacctacatctacttgtgaagccttcttcgaagaggctcccaacttccactagtaaatcattttgaaggggaaggacaaatacccctcttacaacattttacaagtggttcacactcttataaattttcaaagagaaagagggaggtgaacactcaagctattgaaaacaaaaacttgctaaaagctttgctaagacttttatctcaatctcttgcttctcaaaagttgtattctcggttgagaattgaggggtatttataagccccaagaggattcaaatttgggctccaaattttgaatctcttgggttttcgaggctggTCGCCTgaactctcgggtgttgggcggtgccaccgcccaatccgacggtaccaccgcttgatacttcaggctttgggcggtgccaccgcctacactattttaactcacttgttgggctccaaacttggcccaaactagtccgaactcgggcccaattagcccctacttgggttataagattaacacctaatcttaaccctaattaatgtactaactacgaatttaaagaaatttcctaagctattacaaagttcgcaagtcaagacttcttccaacgagcttccgacgagcttccggcgaacttccggcggtcttccgataaactcttggaaaccattttacggactcccggtaagctcttagacttcatgatttgatcttggcgagttccgacgagcttcttcggcaagctacgatctttcttggtgagctctacgaacttccgacgtaccttccggcgagctttcgaacacccttctgtcacgaccttagctggttttgcctaaggcgtgcggcaccctcgcgcgtccgtccgcaaaggtcagcctccccgaagcctcccattgtcccttaggaccaacaaaagagagaacgggttaaaagaacgcctcaatcgggatccacaagcaaacatgtccgaaaa
The window above is part of the Musa acuminata AAA Group cultivar baxijiao chromosome BXJ2-6, Cavendish_Baxijiao_AAA, whole genome shotgun sequence genome. Proteins encoded here:
- the LOC135613819 gene encoding RING-H2 finger protein ATL52-like, with protein sequence MALRRNRFLFPATNASSSSCGNLEFCQPPFPPSPPPPAPIQEPSTTVRFRHSTLLPSLPIAAASLLAAAAFLLLVTFFFLRRCRRRRAAADEEQFGAFEDGVGGVEIDHHVWYIRTTGLDESTIRAVTAWAYKADDGVLGESPADCAVCLSELRDGELVRLLPKCGHAFHLTCVDTWLRSHVNCPLCRAPVVFPTSVSIDSEPGASTLPSFSSALSSPDSALDSVPSALEDSHQNDGQQLDTGQGALEVESEGDSLEFGAGNRIMIDQIPTFELQVPSDVREQGFQPIRRSFSMDSFTLPHPMHRPDLEGLSDHTKEPTLREVLDVRTWRKEGNTSGGTASLPKEIEISSSSASGKFFLSRHLRARSSVLPL